The sequence GGTTGTCGCCGTCCATCCCCGCGCCCCAGTAACCGAGATTGATGCCGAGCCGCATAGCCGAACCCCTTACTGATCAGTAACGTCCCTGAGCTCCGGACTCTAGCGCGCGGCCGCGCGATCCGGCAGGGGCCATCCCGGGCCCGGTTGTCCACGGGCCCGCGACGCGCGCCGGGCGCGGCCAGTAATCTCGGCGCCCATGGAGCAGAGGCATCTCGGCCGCACCGGCCTACGAGTGTCCCGGATCGGGCTCGGCACCCTCACCTGGGGCCGGGACACCGACGAGCACGACGCTGCCGAGCAGCTGAAGGTGTTCTGGGAGGCGGGCGGCACCCTGGTCGACACCGCCGACGTGTACGGCGGCGGCGAGGCCGAATACCTGCTCGGGAGGCTCATGGAGGGCCTTGTCCCCCGGCACGACCTGGTCATCGCGACCAAGGCGGGCAGCGTCGCCGATCCCTACCGCAGGGTCGACGGCTCGCGCGGTCATCTGCTGGCCGCCCTCGACGCCTCGCTGGACCGGCTCGGCACGGACCACGTGGACCTGTGGCAGCTGCACGCCTTCGATCCGGCGACCCCGCTGGAGGAGACCCTCCAGGCCGTGGACCTGGCGGTGTCGTCGGGGCGGGCCCGCTACGCAGGCGTCTCCGGATTCTGCGGCTGGCAGCTGGCGAAGGCCGCGACCTGGCAGCTCGCCGGGGCCGGGGCGCGGACCCGGCTGGCCAGTACGCAGATGGAGTACTCGCTGCTCCAGCGGGGCGTGGAGCGCGAGGTGCTGCCGGCGGCGCTCGACCTCGGTGTCGGGCTGCTCCCCTCGTCGCCGCTGGGCCGGGGCGTGCTGACGGGGAAGTACCGCACCGGGACACCGGCCGACTCGCGCGGCGCGTCCGAGCTGCTGGCGCCCTTCGTGGAGCCGTATCTCGACGAAGCGGCGAGCCGCGTCGTGGACGCCGTGGCGACTGCGGCCGAGGGACTGGCCACGACGGCGCTCCAGGTGGCCCTCGCCTGGGTCAGGGACCGGCCCGGGGTCGCGGCGCCGATCGTCGGCGCGCGCAACGCGCAGCAGCTGACGGAGGCGTTGTCAGTGGAGGCGCTTAGTCTTCCCTACGAGATCTGCCAGGCGCTCGACGATGTGTCGGCGCCCGTGCACCGCTATCCCGACCAGGACTGGAGCACGCTGTGACTGCGCTTCCCCGGGGGGAATCCCCTGGCCCCCCGGCCACCGACGAGGACGGTGCCGCCGCCGTCCCGGACGAGCCCGCCACCGCTCCCGGGGCGGGCGAGGACGCCGGCGTGGCAGAGGTCGCGGAGGCGGACGCGGACGCGGAGAGTACGGCGGACGAGACTCCCGCGCCCGCCGAGGCCGGCACGGACGAGACTCCCGCGCCCTCCGAGGCCGAGGCCGAGCTCGCCGCCCAGCGCGAGCTGCGCGAGCGGATCGAGAAGCGCAAGGCCGGGAAGGAGGGCCCGATCGACGCCGGCGCGAAGCTGAGCGGCACGGCGGCCGATCTGCTGGCGGCCGTCCGGGCGGTGGAGAGCGGCGCGAAGCCCGCCACCGCCTTCTTCGACTCCCCCGCCCCTGCCCCCGCCCGCCGCGCCGCCCCCGTCCCGCAGCCGGTACGGGACCGGGCGCCCGAGCCCGCCCCCGCGCCCCGGGCCGGCTCGCCCGAGGCCGTCACGGCGGCGGCCTCCGTGCTGTCCGCGGGCGGCGCCCCCGCCGCCCTGGCGGAGCCCGCGGCGGCCCTGCTCGGGGACCGGGCCGCCGAGGTCCTGCGCGAGGACCCCTGGCAGCTGCTCGCACTGCCCGGCGTCGGGCCCGAGCAGGCCGACGGCTTCGCCCGGAAGGTGCTCGGCGCGGGCTGCGGCCCCGACGACGAACGGCGCACGGCCGCCCTGACCGGCTGGCTGCTGGAGCGCGCCGCTCTCCAGGGCCACACCGCGCTGGACGCGGACCAGGTCCGCACGGCCCTGGCAGGCCGAGGCGTGAGCGACGCCGACGCCGCCGTTCAGCACGCGATCGCGGAGGGCGTGGTGCTGGTCTTCCAGGACGGCCCCGAGGGCGAGGAGCCCGCCGAGGAGACCGGTGGGACGGCCGGCGACGAGGCGTCCGGCGAGCCGGCCGAGCCGGTGCGGGTGCTCCTGGGGCTCGACCGGTACGCACTGGCCGAGGAGAGCCTCGCCGACGGACTGGCCCGGCTGGTCAACGCCTGCGAGAAGGACGCGGACTGGTCGCGGGCGGCCTCCTCCGCGCCCTCCCCCTCGGCCGCCGAGCTGATCCGCGCGGCCGGTGCGCACGGCCTCGTCGCGCACACGGGCGGCGAGGCGGCGCGGGCCGAGGCCGCCGCGCTGATCGCCGCCGCACGCGGCCTCAGCCTGCGGGCCCTGGGCGCCGCGCACAGCGTGGACGGCAGGCAGCGGCTGGCGGCGCGGACCGGCGCCCCGGACGCGGCGGTCACGCTCTCCGGGCTGCTGTCGGGCGCCGAGGGACCCGGCCGGGACGAGGAGGGGGCGCTCGCCGTCGACCTGCTCGTCGTGCTGGACGCGCCCCAGCTGGACGTCGAGACCGGCGCGATGCTGGTGGAGTCCCTGGCCGACGGCGCCCGGCTGGTGCTCAGCGGCGACCCCGGGGTGCTCGGCTCGGCCGGTGCGGGACAGGTCTTCGCCGATGTGCTGGCCGCCCGCGCCTGTCCCCGGATCGTCTCCCGCACCCCGGACGCCGGACCGATCGGCGAGCTGGTCTCGGGCATCGGCGTCGGCGAGCTGCATCAGGTGGAGGCCCCGGGCAAGGAGGTCGTCATCGTCCCGGTGCGGGACGCGGGCGAGGCGGTGCACCGCACGGTGCAGCTGGTCGCGGACTCGGTGCCGCGCGCCATCGGGGTGCCGTCGGGCGACACCCAGGTCATCACGGTCGGCCACGGCGGCTCGGCGGGCACCCGGGCGTTGAACGAGGCGCTCAAGCAGCGTCTCAACCCCGGCCCCGGGCGGTTCGGCGGCTTCGACCCGGGCGACCGGGTCGCCCACGTCCCGGCCCCGGGGCGGACCGTGCCCGGCGTGGTCGTCTCGGCGGACGCCGACGGCCTGCACCTGGACTGCGCGGGGACCCCGGTCGTCGTACCGCAGGAGCGGGTGGCGGCCTCGGTGCGCCACGCGTGGGCGCTCAGCGCCCATCAGGCGGCCGGGATGCGGTGGCCCGCTGTGGTCGTCGTACTGCCGGGGGACGCGGCGCGCGGGCTGAGCCGGGCGTGGGTCTACACCGCGTTCGGCCGGGGCGAGCGGCATCTGTCCGTGGTCCACGGCGTCGACCAGGCCCTGCCGCGGGCGGTGGCCGAGGCCCCCGCCCAGGAGCGCACCACACGGCTGCGCACGCTGCTGGAGGGCTCACCGCAGGAGCGGTGAGCCCAGTGAGACCCATGAGGGCCCTGCGGGCGCACCAGGCGTCCACAGGGCCCTCGGGGCCGGTTCCGGCCCGCGGTCAGACGGTGTTGTACGCCGGTCCGTCCGGTGCCTCGTCGGGGTCGTCCTCGTCGAACACGGCGCTGACGTCGAAGCGGCAGACCACGAGCTGCGGGTCGGCGTCGTCGAAGGGGGCGTCGAGCCACTCCCCCGGCTCCGGCAGTTCCTCGGCCGCCGCGACCCAGAGCGTGGAGTCGCCCTCCTCCAGGCCGAACTCCTCGTGCCGGGAGGCGATCTCGTCCGCCTCGTACTCGCCGAAGATCACCCCCAGGGCCGCGTGGACGCTGCCGCCGACCACCGCCGCGCCGCTGCCCTCCCGGACGTCCGGGTCGGCGTCGGCGAGGTGCTGTGCCTGGGCGAGCAGCCGCTGCGGCTCCACCACCGCGTAGTCACGGCGGATCAGCACGCTGAGCGCGTGCGGCTCCTCGGGGCCGTTGTAGGGCGGCAGGGAGTCCTGCGCGCCCGGGATCTCGAAGGGAGTGACCTCGTCGTGACGGTCGTAGAGGAGTTCGTCGTAGGCCTCGGCCGCGGCGGCCAGTGCGTTGAACGCGTCGTAGACAGCTGGGTCATCGTCCCCCGACCGGCGTTCGACCGCCTGGAGGTGGTGGTCGATCGCGGCCTTGACCGCATCGGCGGCGGCGCGTACCTCGGCAGCGGTGGGCTGCGCAGCATCAGACATGGGGCAGACGCTATCCGTACCGGGGCTCTGCCCGCACAATAGATTCGATGCCGGAATACGAATTTGTCGACGTGTACGTGCCGCGCGGGGTGTCCCGGAAGGACACGGCCCGCCTGTTGACCGACCATGCCGAGTACGGGCACTGGGAGCTGGACCGTCTGACGCTGCGCCGGGACGGCAGCCGCCGCGTGCGGCTGCGCCGCCGGATCATCCGCCAGCTGCGGGCCACCTGGTGACGGCACCCGTGGACTCGCAGGCCGTCCGGACACAGTGAACGGGCCCCGCTGCCGCGGGGCCCGTTCACTCACTTCATGGTGCTCGCCGCTGCGGGCGCTGCCGTCAGGCGGCGGCCTTGGCGCGGCGGTAGAGCACCGTGCCCGCGCCCGCGAGGAGCAGGCCGGCACTGGCCGGGATGAGCAGGTCGAGCCCGCCCGCTCCGGTGTGGGCGAGCTGCGGGGTGTCCTCGGGCACGGTCTGCGGCTCGGGCGCATTGGGGACGGTGGGCGGCGCCGGCGGAGTCACATGGCGGACCGGCGGCTCCGGAACGTCGACCGGCGGCGTGCTCTCGTTCTCGCACGTGTTGCCCATGGCGGGGTTCAGCAGGCCGATGACATCGATGCTGTTGCCGCAGGCGTTCACGGGAATGTCGATGGGCGCCTGGACCAGGTTGCCCGAGAGCAGACCGGGTGATCCCTGCGTGTACCCCTGGGCGGTGGCTCCGCCCCCGTCGTCGCCGCGGGTGCCCCGGTGCTTCCCGGCGCCCGCCTGGCCGTGCTCGTTCGAGGCGTGGCCGTCGCCGGCGTGGCTGCCGGACGTGCCCGCGGTGGAGCCGTGGGAGCCGGCGGACGCGCCGCCCGAACCGTTGGCGCAGGCGTTGCCCGCGGTCGGGTTGAGCAGGCCGACGACGTCGACCGTGTTGCCGCACACGTTGACCGGCACGTTGACCGGAATCTGTACCGAATTCCCTGAAAGCACCCCCGGGGAATTCGACGCGGCGCCGGCCGCTCCCGCGTCGGCGTGCGCGTAGCCACCGCTGAGGGCGAGAACGCCGCCCGCGGCCGCCATGGTGATCAGGCCTTTACGCGTGACCTGTCGCATAGGTGTTTCCTGCCTTCTACCTTCCGGAGTACCCCCGGACTCGACTGTGCGGAGGCAAAGGACCCGACGGCCCCGAGGCGCATGGAGTGCGCTCCGGGGCCGAGCGGGCTCAAACCCTTACGGGTTGACGCGCAACGTCAGTTGTTGACGCAGACGTTGCCGAAGGCGGGGTTCAGCAGACCGATGACGTCGATCGTGTTGCCGCACACGTTCACGGGGACGTGGACGGGAACCTGGACGACGTTGCCCGAGAGCACGCCGGGGCTGCCGATGGCGGCACCCTGGGCGCCCGAGTCGGCGACGGCCATGCCGGCACCCGCGAGCACCAGACCACCGGTGACAGCCGCAGCGGCGACGATCTTCTTGATCATTATTCCTCCTAGTTGGCAAACGCGGTCCCAGCCGCGGACCGCATCACCTGTAACGAGGAGGAAGTAGCGGGGCTACGAGTAGAACGCTCCATTCACTCGTTCCGGTTATATGCGCACATCCTGTCGATTTACGCCGTGACGCGTGTCAGCTCTCGTCGATGAAACGGTCCAGGACACGCGCGCCGAATTTCAGGCCCTCGACCGGAACCCGCTCGTCCACGCCGTGGAACATGCCCGCGAAGTCCAGCTCCGGCGGCAGCTTCAGCGGGGCGAATCCGAAGCAGCGGATGCCCAGATCGTCGAACGACTTGGCGTCCGTACCGCCGGAGAGCATGTACGGGACCGCGCGGGCGATCGGGTCCTCCGCCTTGAGCGCCGTCTGCATGGCGTCCACCAGCGAGCCGTCGAAGTCCGTCTCCAGCGCCTTGTCCCCGTGCACGTCCTCGCGCCGGACCCGCGGGCCGAGGATGCGGTCGAGGTCGGCCAGGAACTCCTCCTCGTACCCCGGCAGGAAGCGGCCGTCGACGTGGGCGGTGGCCTGTCCGGGGATGACGTTCACCTTGTAGCCGGCGCCCAGCATGGTGGGGGCCGCGGAGTTGCGCAGGGTGGCGCCGACCATCTTGGCGATGCCGCCCAGCTTGGCGAGCGTGGCCTCCATGTCCTCCGGGTCCAGCGGGGTGCCGAGCGCGTCCGACAGCTCGTCCAGGAAGGAGCGCACCGTCTTGGTCACCCGCACCGGCCAGGTGTGCCGGCCGAGCCGTCCGACCGCCTCGCACAGCTCGGTGATCGCGTTGTCGTCGTTGGTCATGGAGCCGTGGCCCGCCGTGCCGTCCACGGTCAGGCGCATCCAGTGCATGCCCTTCTGGGCCGTCTCCACGAGGTAGAGCCGCAGGTTCTCGTTGACCGTGAACGAGAAGCCGCCGACCTCGCCGATGGCCTCGCTGACTCCGTCGAACAGGTCCGGGTGCTTGTCCACGAGGTACCGGGCCCCGTACGTGCCGCCCGCCTCCTCGTCCGCGAGGAAGGCCAGCACGATGTCGCGCGGGGGCTTGCGGCCGCTGCGCATGCGCTCGCGCACGACCGCCAGGGTCATCGCGTCCATGTCCTTCATGTCGACCGCGCCCCGGCCCCACACGCAGTCGTCCGCGATCTCGCCGGAGAAGGGGTGGTGCGTCCAGTCGTCGGCGTTCGCCGGGACGACGTCGGTGTGGCCGTGGATCAGCAGCGCCGGCCGGGACGGGTCCTCGCCCTCGATCCGCGCCACGGTGGAGGCCCGGCCCTTGTGGGACTCGAAGATCTTCGGTTCGAGCCCGACCTCCGCGAGCTTCTCCGCCACGTACTCGGCGGCCGCCCGCTCCCCCGGCCCGGAGTGGTCCCCGTAGTTGCTGGTGTCGATCCGGATCAGGTCACGACAGAGATCCACCACCTCGTTCTCGGCGGTCTCACCCGAACCGGTCCGGGCCGCATTGGTCTCGCTCACGCTGATTCCCTCCACTGTCGCTGTGGTGCTCCCTCTCATCCTCCCGCGCGCCGCCCGCACACCCAAGGGGGCCCGCGTCCCGTCATGCGCCC comes from Streptomyces sp. Mut1 and encodes:
- a CDS encoding aldo/keto reductase, which produces MEQRHLGRTGLRVSRIGLGTLTWGRDTDEHDAAEQLKVFWEAGGTLVDTADVYGGGEAEYLLGRLMEGLVPRHDLVIATKAGSVADPYRRVDGSRGHLLAALDASLDRLGTDHVDLWQLHAFDPATPLEETLQAVDLAVSSGRARYAGVSGFCGWQLAKAATWQLAGAGARTRLASTQMEYSLLQRGVEREVLPAALDLGVGLLPSSPLGRGVLTGKYRTGTPADSRGASELLAPFVEPYLDEAASRVVDAVATAAEGLATTALQVALAWVRDRPGVAAPIVGARNAQQLTEALSVEALSLPYEICQALDDVSAPVHRYPDQDWSTL
- a CDS encoding helix-hairpin-helix domain-containing protein; amino-acid sequence: MTALPRGESPGPPATDEDGAAAVPDEPATAPGAGEDAGVAEVAEADADAESTADETPAPAEAGTDETPAPSEAEAELAAQRELRERIEKRKAGKEGPIDAGAKLSGTAADLLAAVRAVESGAKPATAFFDSPAPAPARRAAPVPQPVRDRAPEPAPAPRAGSPEAVTAAASVLSAGGAPAALAEPAAALLGDRAAEVLREDPWQLLALPGVGPEQADGFARKVLGAGCGPDDERRTAALTGWLLERAALQGHTALDADQVRTALAGRGVSDADAAVQHAIAEGVVLVFQDGPEGEEPAEETGGTAGDEASGEPAEPVRVLLGLDRYALAEESLADGLARLVNACEKDADWSRAASSAPSPSAAELIRAAGAHGLVAHTGGEAARAEAAALIAAARGLSLRALGAAHSVDGRQRLAARTGAPDAAVTLSGLLSGAEGPGRDEEGALAVDLLVVLDAPQLDVETGAMLVESLADGARLVLSGDPGVLGSAGAGQVFADVLAARACPRIVSRTPDAGPIGELVSGIGVGELHQVEAPGKEVVIVPVRDAGEAVHRTVQLVADSVPRAIGVPSGDTQVITVGHGGSAGTRALNEALKQRLNPGPGRFGGFDPGDRVAHVPAPGRTVPGVVVSADADGLHLDCAGTPVVVPQERVAASVRHAWALSAHQAAGMRWPAVVVVLPGDAARGLSRAWVYTAFGRGERHLSVVHGVDQALPRAVAEAPAQERTTRLRTLLEGSPQER
- a CDS encoding DUF5703 family protein: MPEYEFVDVYVPRGVSRKDTARLLTDHAEYGHWELDRLTLRRDGSRRVRLRRRIIRQLRATW
- a CDS encoding chaplin produces the protein MRQVTRKGLITMAAAGGVLALSGGYAHADAGAAGAASNSPGVLSGNSVQIPVNVPVNVCGNTVDVVGLLNPTAGNACANGSGGASAGSHGSTAGTSGSHAGDGHASNEHGQAGAGKHRGTRGDDGGGATAQGYTQGSPGLLSGNLVQAPIDIPVNACGNSIDVIGLLNPAMGNTCENESTPPVDVPEPPVRHVTPPAPPTVPNAPEPQTVPEDTPQLAHTGAGGLDLLIPASAGLLLAGAGTVLYRRAKAAA
- the chpH gene encoding chaplin ChpH; protein product: MIKKIVAAAAVTGGLVLAGAGMAVADSGAQGAAIGSPGVLSGNVVQVPVHVPVNVCGNTIDVIGLLNPAFGNVCVNN
- a CDS encoding M20/M25/M40 family metallo-hydrolase, whose amino-acid sequence is MSETNAARTGSGETAENEVVDLCRDLIRIDTSNYGDHSGPGERAAAEYVAEKLAEVGLEPKIFESHKGRASTVARIEGEDPSRPALLIHGHTDVVPANADDWTHHPFSGEIADDCVWGRGAVDMKDMDAMTLAVVRERMRSGRKPPRDIVLAFLADEEAGGTYGARYLVDKHPDLFDGVSEAIGEVGGFSFTVNENLRLYLVETAQKGMHWMRLTVDGTAGHGSMTNDDNAITELCEAVGRLGRHTWPVRVTKTVRSFLDELSDALGTPLDPEDMEATLAKLGGIAKMVGATLRNSAAPTMLGAGYKVNVIPGQATAHVDGRFLPGYEEEFLADLDRILGPRVRREDVHGDKALETDFDGSLVDAMQTALKAEDPIARAVPYMLSGGTDAKSFDDLGIRCFGFAPLKLPPELDFAGMFHGVDERVPVEGLKFGARVLDRFIDES